DNA from Micromonospora nigra:
ACCAGGCTTCCGGCGCCCACCGGCCCCCGCCGAAGCGCTGCGCCGTACGCCCGCGGGCCGTACCTCCGAACTCCTTGCGACCACCTGGTCCTGCCTCCCTAGCGCGCCGCGGGTGTCTGTCCCGGTCTGGTGTCCTCCGCGTCGCGGAGGGACCGCACCGGCGGCAAAGGCGTCACCGACGGTCGCAGATTACTCGACCATGACGGGCTGGACCGTGTTGGGGTCAGTCTCCGCACCCTTCGGGGGATCTTGACGGCGGTGACGCGCTAGCCTGGGCAGTCGTGAGCCCCACCCCGGTCTACCTGGACTCGGCCACCGCCGCTCCGCTGCATCCGGTCGCCCGGCAGGCGCTGCTGGCGGCGCTCGACGACGGCTGGGCGGATCCGGGCAGGCTGTACTCGCGCGCCCGCCGCGCCCGTCAGCTGCTCGACGCCGCGCGGGAGGCCACCGCGGTCACGCTCGGCGTCCGCGCCGACGAGCTGTCCTTCACCCCCAGCGGCACGACGGCCGCGCACGGCGCGGTGCTGGGCGGCCTGGCGGGTCGCGGTCGGGTGGGCCGGGTGCTGGTGCACTCGGCGATCGAACACTCGGCCGTGCTGCACGCGGCGGAGCGCCACGTCGCCGACGGCGGCGTCGCGACGAGCGTGCCGGTGGACCGCCTGGGCGGGCTGGACCTGGACGCCTGGTCGGCGGCGGTCGCCGCGCCGGGGGTGGCGCTCGCCACGCTGATCGCGGCCAGCCACGAGGTGGGCACCGTGCAGCCGGTAGCGACGGCGGCGGCGACCTGCGCCGACGTGGGGGTTCCGCTGCACGTGGACGCGGCGCAGGTGGTGGGGCGGTGCCCGCTGCCGACCGGCTGGTCGCTGCTCACCGCCAGCGCCCACAAGTGGGGCGGCCCGCCCGGGGTGGGCCTGCTGGTGGTGCGCAAGGGCACCCGCTGGGAGTCGCCGTGGCCGGCCGACGAGCGGGAGTCGGGGCGTACCCCGGGGACGTTGAACCTGCCGGCGGTGGTGGCGGCGGCGGCGAGCCTGCGCGCGGCGGCGGCCGACGCGGCGGCCGAGGCGGCCCGGCTGGCGCCGCTGGTGGACCGGATCCGGGCGCGGGTGGCGGCAGAGGTGCCGGACGTGGAGGTGGTGGGTGACCCCGACCACCGGCTGCCGCACCTGGTGACGTTCTCGTGCCTGTACGTCGACGGCGAGGCGCTGCTGCACGCGCTGGACCGGCGGGGCTTCGCCGTGTCGTCGGGATCGTCGTGCACGTCGTCGACGCTGCGCCCGTCGCACGTGCTGGCGGCGATGGGGGTGCTGTCGCACGGCAACGTACGGGTGTCGCTGCACCGGGAGACCACGGAGGCGGACGTGGAGCGGTTCCTGGCGGAGCTGCCGGGGGTGGTCGCCGGCCTGCGCGCCGAGGCCGGGGTGATGGGGCTGTGACGATGCCGGCGGAGGTGCTCGACTGCCGTGGCCAGCGGTGCCCGCTGCCGGTGATCGCGCTGGCCCGCCGACTGCCCGACGTGCCGGTGGGCACGGCGGTGCGGGTGCTGGCCGACGATCCGGCCGCCGCCGTGGACATCCCGGCGTGGTGCCGGATGCGCGGCCAGGAGTTCCTGGCGACCGTCACCGGCCCCGACGGCCCCGCCTACGACGTCCGTCGCACCCACTGAGCGTCCGCGCCGTTCCGCCACGCCGAGCCGTCCTGCCACGCCGAGCCGTTCTCCCCCGCTCCTGCGCTGCCGGAACCCGACGAAGCGGGCAGCGGCCGTGATCCGGGGCCGAGAGCGCAGGAGCGACGCGGGAAGCGGCTACGGCAGCAGGTGCGCGCGGACCTCGTCGGCGGCCTCGTCGCCGTAGGACTCGCCGAGGCGCTTGACGAACAGGTCGGGACGAACCTGGTATTCCTGGGTGCCCACCGTCTCCAGCACCAGCGTGGCGAGCAGCGAGCCCACCTGGGCGGCCCGTTCCAGGCCGAGCCCCCAGGACAGCGCCGTGAAGAAGCCGGCGCGGAAGCCGTCGCCGACACCGGTCGGGTCGACCGCCTGGGTCTCCCGGGCGATCGGCACGTGGATGGGGTCGATGCCCCGTCCGACGATCTCCACACCGTGCTTGCCCAGCGTGGTGACCCGGATCGTGACCAGGTCGAGCAACTGCTCGTCACTGAGCCCGGCCTTGCTCTGCAACAGCGACTTCTCGTAGTCGTTGGTCATCAGGTACTCGGCACCGTCGATCAGCCCCACCACGTCCTCGCCGGGCATCCGGGCGAGCTGCTGGGAAGGGTCGGCGGCGAACTTGAAGCCGCGCTCGCGACACTCGGCGGAGTGCCGCAGCATGGCCTCCGGGTCGTTCGCGCCGACCAGCACCAGGTCCAGCCCGGCGAGCCGGTCCGCGACCGGGGACAGTTCGATGTTGCGGGCCTCGCTCATCGCACCCGCGTAGAACGAGGCGATCTGACACATGTCGGTGTCGGTGGTGCAGACGAAGCGGGCGGTGTGGGCGACCTCGCTGACGTGCACCGATTCGCAGTCCACCCCGTGCCGCTCCAGCCAGGAGCGGTAGTCGGCGAAATCCGCCCCGACCGCACCGACGAGCACCGGCCGCAGGCCGAGCTGCCCCATGCCGAACGCGATGTTGGCCGCCACTCCGCCGCGACGCAGCACGAGATCGTCCACCAGGAAGGAGAGCGACACCTTGTGCAGCTGATCGGCGATGAGCTGGTCGGCGAACCGGCCGGGGAAACTCATCAGGTGGTCGGTGGCGATCGAGCCGGTCACGGCGATCTTCATGGCAACCCTCGGGGGTCGGGAGCAGAGCGCGGTCAGCCTACCGGGCCGTGGCCCCCTCGGGCGACGCCCCGGGCCACCCCGTGGACCTCCTTGCTCCCACCTGTCACACGGGCCCGGCGGTTGCGCGGCGGACCGACCCGGACGCCGACGGGCGGCCCCGTGGTGGGACCGCCCGTCGGCGCAGGTCGGGACGACGACTCAGCTGAACGAGTCGCCGCAGGCGCAGGAGTTGCCCGCGTTGGGGTTGTCGATGGTGAAGCCCTGGGCGTCGATCCGGTCGGCGAAGTCGATCGTCGCGCCGGTCAGGTAGGGAGCGCTCATCCGGTCGACGACGACCTCGACGCCGTCGAAGTCGGTGACGACGTCACCGTCGAGCGAACGCTCGTCGAAGAAGAGCTGGTATCGCAGGCCGGAGCAGCCACCCGGCTGCACGGCGACCCGGAGCCGCAGGTCGTCACGGCCTTCCTGCTCGATCAGGGCCTTGACCTTCTGCGCCGCGACGTCGGTGAGGACGACGGACGTGGGGGCCTTGGCCTCGGTCGAGTCGGTCTGCGCTGGCGTGGTCACGTGGAATTCTCCCTGCGCGCGTTCGGTGTGGTCTCTCCTGGCCAACGTAGGCCGCCGGTCGGTGATTCCCACAGTGGTCCAGCTACTGATTGTAGGCCGCCCGGGGCCGGGCCACCCGGCGGCGTGACCAGGCCCGCCCCGGAGCCGGCCGGCCCGCGCGCCCCGGGCGCCCGCGCAGGCGTCACCTGCTCCACTGGCGGGCCAGTCGCGCGCCGAGCGCCCGCAGCCCCTCGGCGGGCCGCTCCAGCGCGGCCGTCAGGCCGCCGCGCTGCTCGCCCCCGAAGTGCTCCACCAGGCTGTACGCGTCGGTCACTCCCGCCGCGGCGGCCTCCCGGCGGCCGGTGCTCACCTGACCGGCGAGCACCACGCAGGGCAGCCCCCGGTCCCGGGCCCCACCGGCCACCCCGGCGACCACCTTGCCGCGCAGCGACTGGTGGTCGAAGGATCCCTCCCCCGTCACGACCAGGTCGACGGTGTCGAGGGCCGCGTCCAGACCGGTGGCGCGGGTGACGAGGCCGATGCCCGACTCGCGGTGCCCACCCAGCGCCAGCACCGCCGCCCCCAGCCCGCCGGCCGCACCGCCGCCGGGCAGCGCGCCGAGCCCGTGCGGGCAGCCGGGCAGGTCCCGTTCCAGGACGTCCGCCCAGCGTTGCAGCGCCGCGTCGAGCAGCAGCACGTCGGCACGGTCGGCACCCTTCTGCGGGCCGAACACGTTGCTCGCCCCGTGCAGGCCCAGCAGCGGGTTGTCCACGTCGCTGGCGGCGACCAGCCGGGCGTCGCGCAGCCGGGGCGCGCCGTCCAGCGCGGCCACGCCCACCAGTGCGGCGCCGCCGTACGGCAGGGCCAGTCCGGTGGCGTCGAGCGGGGTCACCCCGAGCGCGGTCAGCAGGCCCGCGCCGCCGTCGTTGGTGGCGGAGCCGCCGAGCCCGACCAGCACGGTGCGGGCACCGGCCTCCACCGCGGCGGTGACCAGCAGTCCCAGCCCGTACGAGGTGGTGACCTTCGGGTCGCGTTCGGCAGCGGCGAGCAGGTGCAGGCCGCACGCCTGGGCGCTCTCCAGCCAGGCGGTCGCCCCGTCGTCGGTGAGCAGGATCTCACCGGTCACGGGCCGGCCCAGCGGGTCGACGGTGGGCACGGGCACCCGCCGACCGGGCACCGCCCCCGCGAGCACGTCGAGGAAGCCGGGGCCGCCATCGGACAGGGGGCGGAGCAGCAGCTCGTCGGCGGGGGCGACCTCCCGCCAGCCCTCGGCGACCGCCGAGGCCG
Protein-coding regions in this window:
- a CDS encoding carbohydrate kinase family protein, producing the protein MKIAVTGSIATDHLMSFPGRFADQLIADQLHKVSLSFLVDDLVLRRGGVAANIAFGMGQLGLRPVLVGAVGADFADYRSWLERHGVDCESVHVSEVAHTARFVCTTDTDMCQIASFYAGAMSEARNIELSPVADRLAGLDLVLVGANDPEAMLRHSAECRERGFKFAADPSQQLARMPGEDVVGLIDGAEYLMTNDYEKSLLQSKAGLSDEQLLDLVTIRVTTLGKHGVEIVGRGIDPIHVPIARETQAVDPTGVGDGFRAGFFTALSWGLGLERAAQVGSLLATLVLETVGTQEYQVRPDLFVKRLGESYGDEAADEVRAHLLP
- the erpA gene encoding iron-sulfur cluster insertion protein ErpA; protein product: MTTPAQTDSTEAKAPTSVVLTDVAAQKVKALIEQEGRDDLRLRVAVQPGGCSGLRYQLFFDERSLDGDVVTDFDGVEVVVDRMSAPYLTGATIDFADRIDAQGFTIDNPNAGNSCACGDSFS
- a CDS encoding glycerate kinase: MCAATLLGMRVLLCPDTFAGTLSAPQAASAVAEGWREVAPADELLLRPLSDGGPGFLDVLAGAVPGRRVPVPTVDPLGRPVTGEILLTDDGATAWLESAQACGLHLLAAAERDPKVTTSYGLGLLVTAAVEAGARTVLVGLGGSATNDGGAGLLTALGVTPLDATGLALPYGGAALVGVAALDGAPRLRDARLVAASDVDNPLLGLHGASNVFGPQKGADRADVLLLDAALQRWADVLERDLPGCPHGLGALPGGGAAGGLGAAVLALGGHRESGIGLVTRATGLDAALDTVDLVVTGEGSFDHQSLRGKVVAGVAGGARDRGLPCVVLAGQVSTGRREAAAAGVTDAYSLVEHFGGEQRGGLTAALERPAEGLRALGARLARQWSR
- a CDS encoding sulfurtransferase TusA family protein: MTMPAEVLDCRGQRCPLPVIALARRLPDVPVGTAVRVLADDPAAAVDIPAWCRMRGQEFLATVTGPDGPAYDVRRTH
- a CDS encoding cysteine desulfurase family protein, producing MSPTPVYLDSATAAPLHPVARQALLAALDDGWADPGRLYSRARRARQLLDAAREATAVTLGVRADELSFTPSGTTAAHGAVLGGLAGRGRVGRVLVHSAIEHSAVLHAAERHVADGGVATSVPVDRLGGLDLDAWSAAVAAPGVALATLIAASHEVGTVQPVATAAATCADVGVPLHVDAAQVVGRCPLPTGWSLLTASAHKWGGPPGVGLLVVRKGTRWESPWPADERESGRTPGTLNLPAVVAAAASLRAAAADAAAEAARLAPLVDRIRARVAAEVPDVEVVGDPDHRLPHLVTFSCLYVDGEALLHALDRRGFAVSSGSSCTSSTLRPSHVLAAMGVLSHGNVRVSLHRETTEADVERFLAELPGVVAGLRAEAGVMGL